In a genomic window of Colius striatus isolate bColStr4 chromosome 2, bColStr4.1.hap1, whole genome shotgun sequence:
- the LOC104549806 gene encoding cystatin, translating into MAGLRALLVLLAAALMLAGAVQGDEDRPRLLGAPVPVSENDEGLQQALHFAMAEYNRASNDMYSSRVVRVISARRQIVAGIKYTMEVEIGRTTCTKPATDLKSCAFHDAPQLAKYTTCEFTVYSIPWLNEIKLLKSSCQ; encoded by the exons ATGGCAGGACTGAGGGCTCTCTTGGTGCTGCTGGCCGCAGCCCTGATGCTCGCCGGGGCCGTGCAGGGCGACGAGGACCGCCCGCGGCTCCTGGGGGCCCCGGTGCCCGTTTCTGAGAACGAcgagggcctgcagcaggcgcTGCACTTCGCCATGGCGGAGTACAACAGGGCCAGCAACGACATGTACTCCAGCCGGGTGGTGCGGGTCATCAGCGCCCGCAGGCAG ATTGTGGCTGGAATCAAGTACACCATGGAAGTTGAGATTGGCCGGACAACTTGCACAAAGCCAGCAACTGATCTCAAGAGCTGTGCTTTCCATGATGCACCCCAGCTGGCTAAG TACACCACTTGTGAGTTCACAGTGTACAGTATTCCTTGGCTAAACGAGATTAAACTGCTGAAAAGTAGCTGCCAATAA